One region of Citrus sinensis cultivar Valencia sweet orange chromosome 6, DVS_A1.0, whole genome shotgun sequence genomic DNA includes:
- the LOC107177563 gene encoding uncharacterized protein LOC107177563, with protein sequence MKPVDDKKDKVTIRAVSRNEEGRKRVEKMELDTHNIDTLKYVEKKLEDKGVQRMERHPANGLGIGQPPPKSGRGGKYTWEGPNDLVESELNAAPLAIDEKDPNYVDEEAVAEGKSDVAGEYVVGEVEVAKAAEDTEGVGVARLEVDPHLKQT encoded by the coding sequence ATGAAGCCTGTTGACGACAAGAAAGATAAGGTGACAATCCGAGCGGTGAGCCGCAACGAGGAGGGTCGGAAAAGGGTGGAGAAAATGGAGCTAGACACTCACAACATAGACACCCTCAAGTACGTTGAGAAGAAGCTGGAGGACAAGGGCGTGCAGCGCATGGAGCGCCACCCTGCCAACGGGTTAGGGATCGGTCAACCGCCTCCCAAGTCGGGACGCGGAGGCAAGTACACGTGGGAGGGTCCCAACGACCTGGTGGAGAGCGAGCTGAACGCTGCACCGCTGGCCATCGACGAGAAGGATCCGAACTATGTTGATGAAGAGGCAGTGGCAGAGGGCAAGAGCGACGTAGCTGGTGAGTACGTTGTTGGTGAAGTTGAGGTGGCTAAGGCTGCTGAAGACACTGAGGGTGTGGGCGTCGCTAGGCTTGAAGTTGATCCTCATTTGAaacaaacataa